In one Campylobacter insulaenigrae NCTC 12927 genomic region, the following are encoded:
- the accD gene encoding acetyl-CoA carboxylase, carboxyltransferase subunit beta — MNFLDIFSSIRRKQAAPNEAPNHWIKCNSCHALMYYKEIETSYNVCPKCNFHMRLSPLKRIDLLCDEGTFIEMDKDLHAVDPLKFVDSKSYKKRLAENEEKTGKNSAIISGECKIDGIDTQLVVFDFSFMGGSLGSVEGEKILRAIERAIEKKNPVVIISASGGARMQESTYSLMQMSKTSAALKLLAEEKLPYISVLTDPTMGGVSASFAWLGDIIIAEPGALVGFAGARVIKQTIGADLPEGFQRAEFLLEHGLIDAIVERNDHKKFIADFLRFFSKN; from the coding sequence ATGAATTTTTTAGATATTTTTTCTAGCATAAGACGTAAGCAGGCAGCTCCAAATGAAGCACCTAACCACTGGATAAAGTGCAACTCCTGCCATGCCTTAATGTATTATAAAGAAATAGAAACTTCTTATAATGTTTGTCCTAAATGTAATTTTCATATGAGACTTTCTCCGCTTAAACGTATAGATTTGCTTTGTGATGAGGGTACTTTTATAGAAATGGATAAAGATTTGCACGCTGTAGATCCGTTAAAATTTGTAGATAGCAAATCTTATAAAAAACGATTAGCTGAAAATGAAGAAAAAACAGGTAAAAATAGTGCTATTATAAGCGGTGAATGTAAAATCGATGGAATTGACACTCAACTTGTTGTATTTGATTTTTCTTTTATGGGAGGGAGTCTAGGATCTGTTGAAGGTGAAAAAATTTTAAGAGCCATAGAAAGAGCCATAGAGAAAAAAAATCCTGTTGTTATTATAAGTGCTTCTGGTGGAGCTAGAATGCAAGAAAGCACTTATTCTTTAATGCAAATGAGTAAAACAAGTGCTGCATTAAAGCTTTTAGCAGAAGAAAAATTGCCTTATATTTCGGTTCTTACTGATCCTACTATGGGTGGAGTTAGTGCTTCTTTTGCATGGCTTGGAGATATCATTATAGCCGAACCTGGTGCTTTGGTAGGTTTTGCTGGAGCAAGAGTTATAAAGCAAACCATAGGAGCTGATCTACCTGAAGGCTTTCAAAGGGCTGAATTTTTATTAGAACATGGTCTAATTGATGCTATTGTAGAAAGAAACGATCATAAGAAATTTATTGCAGATTTTTTAAGATTTTTTTCTAAAAATTAA
- the bamA gene encoding outer membrane protein assembly factor BamA translates to MKRWIIFFALSSSLCASTIKEIKFEGLSQLSKESAIEISKLKIGQKIDVENINTAIKNLFSRNYFKDILVEEKNGIILFKVVEKPSIGKIDIQGIASNDRKQMEALVGLRPGLLYDENSIKESIEKIKLFYQAKGFYDTVVEVKNEKLSNSNALKITFIVNRGENIIIENVYLSGAKKLDYSDIEPAIANKQKEPFGWMWGFNDGKLKIFDLENDSSRISDVYLKEGYLDVSVSSAFLKTYTDTYQADLTYFINEGEIYKVKDIKIFNPIFSDEENNELAHDLELTIGKKVNIEKLRKDIKTIETKTADLGYAFVQVIPDIQKDKENHKAVILFKVIPNEKVYVRNVEISGNTKTVDRVIRRELYLTEGNLYNRTDLIDSKNALRRTAYFDNVDIKEQRIDDTHVDLIVEVKEASTGAISGGIGYGTSDGILLSASLSDANILGSGMKGSVNIDKGDDTLSGRVSLKNPRLNDSDYSLGGSLYSDRFEWNSYDERNYGFEISLGRSLGRYTNVDLSYNLEQSDIYKLSDRLIKQGYKLGKSYKSSLTPSIVFNNTDDYYLPRSGIIASTALEYAGIGGDQQFINSTTKFNYYRGLEDYIGWDLIYRYKASFYKVWDQGYLPINERVYLGGIGTIRGFDRRSVSPKNEWGDETGGTVAFANSAELSFPIFDRIKLRGSVFVDYGTIGEHSLTQIQRWSTGLGFEWITPLGALNLVFAKPFNTKPSDDLSKFEFMLGARF, encoded by the coding sequence ATGAAACGATGGATTATATTTTTTGCGTTATCAAGTTCACTTTGTGCATCAACAATCAAAGAAATCAAATTTGAAGGCTTATCTCAACTTTCTAAAGAAAGTGCTATAGAAATTTCTAAATTAAAAATTGGACAGAAAATTGATGTTGAAAATATCAATACAGCAATTAAAAATCTTTTCAGTAGAAATTATTTTAAAGATATATTAGTAGAAGAAAAAAATGGAATAATCCTATTTAAAGTGGTAGAAAAGCCATCTATTGGAAAGATAGATATTCAAGGTATTGCAAGTAATGATAGAAAACAAATGGAAGCACTTGTAGGTTTAAGACCTGGACTTTTATATGATGAAAATTCCATTAAAGAGTCTATAGAAAAGATAAAACTTTTTTATCAAGCTAAAGGCTTTTATGACACAGTAGTTGAAGTCAAAAACGAAAAATTAAGTAATTCTAATGCTTTAAAAATAACCTTTATAGTTAATCGCGGTGAAAATATCATTATAGAAAATGTTTACCTTAGTGGTGCTAAGAAATTAGATTATTCTGACATAGAACCAGCAATAGCTAATAAACAAAAGGAGCCTTTTGGTTGGATGTGGGGATTTAATGATGGTAAACTTAAAATTTTTGATTTAGAAAATGATAGTTCAAGAATTTCTGATGTATATCTAAAAGAAGGTTATTTAGATGTTAGTGTTTCCTCAGCATTTTTAAAAACTTATACAGATACCTATCAAGCTGATTTAACTTATTTCATAAATGAAGGTGAAATTTATAAAGTAAAAGATATTAAAATTTTTAATCCTATATTTAGCGATGAAGAAAATAACGAACTAGCTCACGATCTTGAACTCACCATAGGAAAAAAGGTCAATATAGAAAAATTAAGAAAAGATATCAAAACAATAGAAACAAAAACTGCTGATTTAGGTTATGCTTTTGTTCAAGTGATTCCTGATATACAAAAAGATAAAGAAAATCACAAAGCTGTTATACTTTTTAAAGTAATTCCAAATGAAAAAGTGTATGTAAGAAATGTTGAAATTTCAGGTAATACCAAAACTGTTGATAGGGTAATACGTAGAGAACTTTATTTGACCGAGGGAAATCTTTATAATAGAACAGACTTGATTGATTCAAAAAACGCACTAAGAAGAACAGCATATTTTGATAATGTTGATATTAAAGAGCAAAGAATTGATGATACACATGTTGATTTAATAGTTGAAGTTAAAGAAGCATCAACTGGTGCTATTTCAGGTGGCATAGGTTATGGCACTAGTGATGGAATTTTACTTAGTGCTTCACTTTCAGATGCAAATATTCTAGGTTCTGGTATGAAAGGTAGTGTAAATATTGATAAAGGAGATGATACCTTATCAGGAAGAGTTTCTTTGAAAAATCCTAGATTAAATGATAGTGATTATTCACTTGGAGGATCTTTATATTCAGATCGATTCGAATGGAATAGCTATGATGAAAGAAATTATGGTTTTGAAATTAGCTTAGGTAGATCTTTAGGAAGATATACTAATGTAGATTTATCTTATAATCTTGAGCAAAGTGACATTTATAAATTAAGCGACAGGTTGATTAAACAAGGTTATAAATTAGGTAAATCTTATAAAAGCTCTCTTACTCCATCTATAGTGTTTAACAATACAGATGATTATTACCTTCCACGTTCAGGAATTATAGCCTCTACTGCCTTAGAATATGCAGGAATTGGAGGAGATCAACAATTTATTAATTCCACCACAAAATTCAATTATTACAGGGGATTAGAAGATTATATTGGTTGGGATTTAATTTATCGCTACAAAGCAAGTTTTTATAAAGTATGGGATCAAGGATATTTACCTATTAATGAAAGAGTATATCTTGGTGGTATAGGGACTATTAGAGGTTTTGATAGAAGAAGCGTAAGTCCTAAAAACGAATGGGGGGATGAAACAGGAGGGACTGTAGCGTTTGCAAATTCTGCAGAACTTAGCTTCCCAATATTTGATAGAATTAAACTTAGAGGAAGTGTATTTGTTGACTATGGCACAATAGGAGAACATTCGCTCACTCAAATTCAAAGATGGAGCACTGGTCTTGGTTTTGAATGGATAACTCCTTTAGGGGCTCTAAATTTAGTTTTTGCCAAACCATTTAATACAAAACCTAGTGATGATTTAAGTAAATTTGAATTTATGCTTGGTGCAAGATTTTAA
- a CDS encoding chorismate mutase / prephenate dehydrogenase — MDVGIVGLGLMGGSLGLSLRENKMIDMVYGYDINKDFEKIAAEKKLVDKIVNFEQIKRCDVIVLAVPVNAIIEILKDLEDTSQDCTIIELGSTKEEISKHLTSKLKQHFIAAHPMAGTENSGPNAAIRDLYKNAVCILCDTQNAAHLHQKRAIEIFSDLGMKIIFMDSLSHDHHTAIISHLPHVISFSLANFVMKEENKKNITHLGGPSFKDMCRIAKSNPKMWSGIFQQNKQNLLNSIEMFQKELQECKKMIEKSDVNELEAWIKDANKLREIL; from the coding sequence ATGGACGTAGGTATAGTTGGACTTGGTTTAATGGGCGGTTCTTTAGGTCTTAGTTTAAGAGAAAACAAAATGATTGATATGGTATATGGATACGATATCAATAAAGATTTTGAAAAAATAGCAGCAGAAAAAAAATTGGTAGATAAGATAGTAAACTTTGAACAAATTAAACGTTGCGATGTGATTGTTTTAGCTGTACCTGTAAATGCAATTATTGAAATTTTAAAAGATTTAGAAGATACTTCGCAAGATTGTACTATTATCGAGCTTGGAAGTACAAAAGAAGAAATTAGTAAACACTTAACTTCTAAATTAAAACAACATTTTATAGCAGCTCATCCTATGGCTGGAACTGAAAATAGTGGACCAAATGCAGCAATTAGAGATTTATATAAAAATGCAGTTTGTATACTTTGTGATACTCAAAATGCTGCTCATTTGCATCAAAAACGGGCCATAGAGATTTTTTCTGATTTAGGTATGAAAATTATTTTTATGGATAGTCTATCTCATGATCATCATACAGCTATTATTTCGCACTTGCCTCACGTTATAAGTTTTTCTTTGGCAAATTTTGTCATGAAAGAAGAAAATAAAAAAAATATAACTCATCTTGGAGGTCCTTCTTTTAAAGATATGTGTAGAATAGCTAAATCTAATCCAAAAATGTGGAGTGGTATTTTTCAGCAAAATAAACAAAATTTGTTAAATTCCATAGAAATGTTTCAAAAAGAGTTACAAGAATGTAAGAAAATGATAGAAAAAAGTGATGTCAATGAGCTTGAAGCTTGGATAAAAGATGCAAATAAATTAAGAGAAATTTTATAA
- a CDS encoding M23 family metallopeptidase — protein MVFARKKSNKKWFFLVFLILVAIVAFVLNTSWFERGVPNIQTKSEIIYSNLNNPISIEIDDKIPLKNIKVVLFKNNDLDGQILVNENVKGSKRNVKFDLKLPKLAYKEKVDSFKLLIEASDNSLWNFFLGNTAYKEIKIIVDTKNPYVEILDNSYQIEQGGVGSVVFKANDENLESVYIVTDKDKIFKATPFVKEGYYAALIAWDAKDENFRAYVVAEDKAGNINKQRIKYYFANRKYRVSNIKLNDNFIDGKIDVLAQNYAPQDKELNRLEKFKFVNEDLRNSNEELIHEITSKVPDTILNNFKINLFIPLKNGQKVADFADHRFYSYNDQTFSSSYHMGLDIASVKEAPIMSNNAGDVVFAQENGIYGLNIIIYHGFGIYTLYGHCTSINVNVGDKVKAGEVIGTTGTTGLALGDHLHFGVLIQGVEVRPEQWQDAKWIKENIYNILDTSKKKISG, from the coding sequence ATGGTTTTTGCTCGTAAAAAGTCTAATAAAAAATGGTTTTTTTTAGTATTTTTAATTTTGGTTGCAATAGTGGCATTTGTTTTGAATACGAGTTGGTTTGAAAGAGGTGTTCCTAATATACAAACTAAGTCAGAAATTATATATAGCAATCTCAATAATCCAATTTCTATAGAGATAGATGATAAGATACCATTAAAAAATATTAAGGTAGTTTTGTTTAAGAATAATGATTTAGATGGTCAAATTTTAGTAAATGAAAATGTTAAAGGTTCAAAACGCAATGTTAAATTTGATTTAAAATTACCAAAATTAGCTTATAAAGAAAAAGTAGATTCTTTTAAACTTTTAATCGAAGCTAGTGATAATAGTTTATGGAATTTTTTTCTAGGAAATACAGCTTATAAAGAGATAAAAATTATTGTAGATACTAAAAATCCTTATGTGGAGATTTTAGATAATTCTTATCAAATAGAACAAGGTGGAGTTGGAAGTGTCGTATTTAAAGCAAATGATGAAAATTTAGAAAGCGTTTATATAGTAACTGATAAAGATAAGATTTTTAAGGCAACTCCTTTTGTTAAAGAAGGATATTATGCAGCTTTAATTGCTTGGGATGCTAAAGATGAAAATTTTAGAGCTTACGTCGTGGCAGAGGATAAAGCAGGTAATATTAATAAACAAAGAATAAAATATTATTTTGCAAATCGTAAATATCGTGTATCTAATATAAAATTAAATGATAATTTTATAGATGGTAAGATTGATGTATTAGCTCAAAATTATGCTCCACAAGATAAGGAATTAAACAGACTTGAAAAATTTAAATTTGTAAATGAAGACTTAAGAAATTCAAATGAAGAACTTATACACGAAATTACAAGTAAAGTTCCTGATACTATTCTTAATAATTTCAAAATAAATCTTTTTATACCTTTAAAAAACGGTCAAAAGGTTGCAGATTTTGCTGATCATAGATTTTATTCTTATAATGATCAAACATTTAGCAGTTCTTATCATATGGGACTTGATATAGCAAGTGTAAAAGAAGCTCCTATTATGAGCAATAATGCAGGAGATGTTGTTTTTGCTCAAGAAAATGGGATTTATGGTTTAAATATTATAATTTATCATGGTTTTGGAATTTATACTCTTTATGGCCATTGTACTAGTATAAATGTAAATGTAGGTGATAAGGTAAAAGCTGGCGAGGTTATAGGAACTACTGGAACTACGGGATTAGCACTTGGCGATCATTTGCATTTTGGTGTTTTAATTCAAGGGGTTGAGGTGCGTCCTGAGCAGTGGCAAGATGCAAAATGGATAAAAGAAAATATTTATAATATTTTAGATACAAGTAAGAAAAAAATAAGTGGATAA
- the lpxC gene encoding UDP-3-O-acyl-N-acetylglucosamine deacetylase, with protein MNQTTIAKVVKGVGIGLHKGEPISIQLEPLDANSGIVFYRSDLGISYEAKPENVIDTKMATVIGDHRGYVSTIEHLMSAINAYGIDNVRIVLDANEAPVMDGSSIGFCMMLDEAGLKELDEVKKILVVKKTIEVQEGNKFVRLTPTDMPVINYTIEFDNPIIGKQNYYFEFSKQNYIEQIARARTFGFLKDVQALRALNLGLGGSLENAVVIDDNRILNPEGLRFKDEFVRHKILDAIGDLTLLGYRVFGDYVSYAGSHRLNHLLTKELLKDASAYEIVNLEKSSYKIYEKVFA; from the coding sequence ATGAATCAAACAACTATAGCAAAAGTAGTCAAAGGTGTGGGTATAGGGTTGCATAAAGGTGAGCCAATTAGCATACAATTAGAACCGCTAGATGCAAATAGTGGTATAGTTTTTTATAGAAGTGATCTTGGAATTTCATATGAAGCTAAACCAGAAAATGTAATTGATACAAAAATGGCTACTGTCATTGGAGATCATAGAGGTTATGTTTCAACTATAGAGCATTTAATGAGCGCTATTAATGCTTATGGTATTGATAATGTTCGTATTGTACTTGATGCTAATGAAGCACCAGTTATGGATGGTAGCAGTATAGGCTTTTGTATGATGCTTGATGAAGCAGGTTTAAAAGAGCTTGATGAGGTAAAAAAAATTTTAGTTGTTAAAAAAACAATAGAAGTACAAGAAGGAAATAAATTTGTCCGCTTGACTCCTACTGATATGCCAGTTATTAATTATACTATAGAATTTGATAATCCTATTATTGGTAAGCAAAATTATTATTTTGAATTTAGCAAGCAAAATTATATTGAACAAATAGCAAGAGCAAGGACTTTTGGATTTTTAAAAGATGTGCAAGCTTTAAGAGCTTTAAATTTAGGACTTGGTGGAAGTTTGGAAAATGCTGTTGTGATCGATGATAATCGTATTTTAAACCCTGAAGGATTACGTTTTAAAGATGAATTTGTTCGTCATAAAATTTTAGATGCCATCGGAGATTTAACTTTGCTAGGATATAGAGTATTTGGTGATTATGTATCTTATGCAGGTTCTCATAGATTAAATCATCTTTTAACTAAAGAATTATTGAAAGATGCCAGTGCATATGAAATAGTCAATTTAGAAAAAAGTAGTTATAAAATTTATGAAAAGGTTTTTGCATAA
- a CDS encoding glycoprotease, producing the protein MLGVYEKGVLIEMIDSHLKISEILPQILQDLLRKYEFEKLIYANGPGSYMGIKISYISLQTLAIVKNIPLLAINAFELNGNQPIPANKHFCFVKDKDEKIILQKTQSGDFFMPKTLQNLNFSNDNTPLYVLEAVN; encoded by the coding sequence ATGTTAGGTGTTTATGAAAAAGGTGTATTAATAGAAATGATTGATAGTCATTTGAAAATAAGTGAAATACTGCCACAAATTTTGCAAGATTTACTTAGAAAATATGAATTTGAAAAGCTTATTTATGCTAATGGGCCAGGATCTTACATGGGTATAAAAATTAGCTATATTTCTTTGCAAACTTTAGCTATAGTAAAAAATATACCTTTACTAGCAATCAATGCTTTTGAATTAAATGGCAATCAACCTATTCCAGCTAATAAACATTTTTGTTTTGTTAAAGATAAAGATGAAAAAATTATTCTACAAAAAACCCAAAGTGGTGATTTTTTTATGCCAAAGACTTTGCAAAATTTGAATTTTAGTAATGATAATACACCTTTATATGTTTTAGAAGCGGTTAATTAG
- the thrB gene encoding homoserine kinase: MKILVPATSANLGPGFDCLGLSLKYFNQTIIEKSNLFSISIYGEGSKNIYLKKNNVFVNIFNEIYQKLNGKKQNFRFIFHNNIPLSRGMGSSSAVIVAAIACAYELSGFKIDKDNILNEALKFENHPDNIAPAVLGGFVCSMVHNEKVLAIKKKIDENLRAIITIPNVSMNTQKSRSVLAKKINFNEGVFNICHSSFLTACFLEKKYDLLKYASLDKLHQEQRMKNLPELFQVQKISLENNALMSTLSGSGSSFFTLAYEEDAKNIQVKLKNKFNKFRVELLDFDDKGFKFC, translated from the coding sequence ATGAAAATTTTAGTTCCTGCCACTAGTGCAAATTTAGGACCAGGTTTTGATTGTTTAGGTTTGAGTTTAAAATATTTTAATCAAACTATAATAGAAAAATCAAATTTATTTAGCATTAGTATTTATGGAGAAGGTTCGAAAAATATTTATCTTAAAAAAAATAATGTTTTTGTAAATATTTTTAATGAAATTTATCAAAAATTAAATGGGAAAAAGCAAAATTTTAGATTTATTTTTCATAATAATATCCCTTTATCTAGAGGTATGGGGAGTTCTTCTGCTGTAATAGTTGCAGCCATTGCTTGTGCTTATGAATTAAGTGGTTTTAAGATAGATAAAGATAACATATTAAATGAAGCATTGAAATTTGAAAACCATCCTGATAATATAGCTCCGGCAGTTCTTGGGGGTTTTGTGTGTTCTATGGTTCATAATGAAAAAGTTTTGGCCATCAAGAAGAAAATAGATGAAAATTTAAGAGCGATCATTACTATACCTAATGTTTCTATGAATACGCAAAAATCTAGATCGGTTTTAGCTAAAAAAATTAATTTTAACGAAGGTGTTTTTAATATTTGCCATTCTTCGTTTTTGACTGCTTGTTTTTTGGAAAAAAAGTATGATCTTTTAAAATATGCAAGTTTAGATAAACTTCATCAAGAACAAAGAATGAAAAATTTACCTGAATTATTTCAAGTGCAAAAAATTTCTCTAGAAAATAACGCTCTTATGAGTACACTTTCAGGTTCTGGTTCAAGTTTTTTTACTTTAGCTTATGAAGAAGATGCAAAAAATATTCAAGTAAAACTTAAAAATAAATTTAATAAATTTAGAGTAGAGCTTTTAGATTTTGATGATAAAGGCTTTAAATTTTGCTAA
- a CDS encoding DUF448 domain-containing protein — MKNHIPIRMCIVCKGRFEKQNLYQFQIRNSQIVTKIEFGRSLYICDLCLNKDDKTLHKAFMRVSKGNFNGNIKQDLKEMFFNGRCKD; from the coding sequence TTGAAAAATCATATACCCATTAGAATGTGCATTGTATGTAAAGGTCGTTTCGAAAAACAAAATTTATATCAATTTCAAATCCGTAATTCTCAAATTGTTACAAAGATAGAATTTGGAAGAAGCTTGTATATTTGTGATTTATGTTTAAATAAAGACGATAAAACTTTGCATAAAGCCTTTATGAGAGTTAGTAAAGGTAATTTTAATGGAAATATAAAGCAGGATTTAAAGGAGATGTTTTTTAATGGCAGATGTAAAGATTAG